A part of Gemmatimonadaceae bacterium genomic DNA contains:
- a CDS encoding porin family protein, whose translation MPARVLSFLLILPIAVALQAQSGVARIGVSGGVNLAHVEGSDLSDISNRRAGTYGAYVAYPLGADWSLQTGGLFSGKGWQRKEPDTGDLAVVQIDFVQVPLFARYDFGGASRLGVVAFGGPSANFRSGCSLVATAHATGATQRVTCADAKTLSNGTIEFQSFDWSAVGGLGLRASTGSARLLVTAQYERGFTHVEKSHDATSRATTFGVGLELPVSLRH comes from the coding sequence ATGCCTGCTCGCGTCCTCTCGTTCCTCCTGATACTTCCGATCGCCGTGGCCCTCCAAGCGCAATCGGGGGTGGCCCGCATTGGCGTATCGGGCGGTGTGAATCTCGCTCACGTCGAGGGCTCGGATTTGAGCGACATCTCCAATCGTCGCGCCGGGACGTACGGCGCGTACGTCGCCTACCCGCTCGGCGCCGACTGGTCGCTCCAAACGGGCGGTTTGTTCTCGGGGAAGGGATGGCAACGGAAGGAGCCGGACACCGGCGACCTGGCCGTGGTCCAAATCGACTTCGTTCAAGTGCCGCTGTTCGCGCGGTATGATTTCGGCGGCGCGAGCCGGCTTGGTGTCGTCGCGTTTGGCGGACCTAGCGCGAACTTTCGGAGCGGTTGCTCACTCGTGGCAACGGCGCACGCCACTGGAGCGACGCAGCGCGTGACGTGCGCCGACGCCAAGACGCTGTCCAACGGGACGATCGAGTTTCAGTCGTTCGATTGGAGCGCCGTTGGCGGCCTGGGACTACGCGCTTCCACCGGGTCCGCTCGGCTGCTCGTTACCGCGCAATACGAACGCGGGTTCACACACGTCGAGAAATCGCACGACGCAACGAGTCGCGCCACGACGTTTGGAGTCGGGCTGGAGCTGCCGGTCTCGCTGCGTCACTGA
- the trxA gene encoding thioredoxin: MTTPDTAATAAATRHLTLRCQFCSTWNRVDAARAADRPKCGKCAKPMLLDRPVHVDDDTFAKTIAGTDVPVLVDFYADWCGPCKMMAPFVDELAREKQGVALIAKLNTDLAQRTAGGFNIRGIPTVIVFSGGREVARQTGAVPKAALEQLLAKA, from the coding sequence GTGACAACACCTGACACCGCCGCCACCGCCGCCGCGACGCGACACCTGACCCTCCGCTGCCAATTCTGCTCCACCTGGAATCGGGTCGACGCGGCGCGCGCCGCCGACCGGCCGAAGTGCGGCAAGTGCGCGAAGCCGATGCTGCTCGACCGGCCCGTGCACGTGGACGACGACACGTTCGCCAAAACGATCGCAGGCACCGACGTTCCGGTGCTGGTCGACTTCTACGCCGACTGGTGCGGGCCGTGCAAGATGATGGCGCCGTTCGTCGACGAGCTCGCGCGCGAGAAACAAGGTGTCGCGCTGATCGCGAAGTTGAACACCGATCTCGCGCAGCGGACCGCCGGCGGATTCAACATTCGCGGCATTCCGACGGTGATCGTGTTCAGCGGCGGCCGCGAGGTCGCACGCCAGACGGGGGCCGTGCCGAAGGCCGCGTTGGAGCAGTTGTTGGCGAAGGCGTAG
- a CDS encoding 4Fe-4S dicluster domain-containing protein produces the protein MSQNTKDPSIAELRPEVRGAEGRSDKRTAVKRREFLKVLGVSGAAVAATACSEETGKLIPYLVSPDMTVPGVSTYYATVCRECVAACGVIAEVRDGRPIKLEGNPEHPLNRGALCARGQAALQGLYNPDRFRSPMYLDGTTWKTTTWEDAINRLAQAIGSARGKGSVFLNQHETGSFPRFLDGWLARNGLQPHLSVDFDADAAAIEANRRTYGVAWPSLSFKDAKLIVSFGADFLEGWGASVPQQLDFADARAKLDGAPRFIYVGARRSLTGLNADEWIACKPGSELAIANALAGKGSIQDAATQSGVDANTLQRVASEIAAAKPVLAVSGVTGDNALDVALAVAAINGGAGTTIKAAQPIGGYEGIASHDQVLAAVERMRSGAVGIAFVRGVNPAYALPKSANFADAFNKVPVRVSFSSYPDETTELCNLIIPDLHSLEQWGDAEPTRGTIGVQQPTMDPVFPAIKGSTADALIAVSNGGAAAAATTPAPAPAAAGNAKPTNYRTWLMAQFPGGASAFAAALPKGIAAGTLPARALPPSAPSAQRPAPSATGDFFLIAYPHSVLGGDGRGANKPWLQELPDPVTKIVWSSWVEIHPETAQRLGIERGDILDVKTASGSVRAPAFPYLGIHKDAIAIPLGQGHRSNAKLGMWDWKHDQNVTQWGYGRYARDLGVNAADLLPVVSNGAGGAVLMATKASISKTGDHVTLPSTEGSARQHGRGIAQAIEAADLNKPVEGEGDKEKLPGDASHEFLPGLRSPVAADAQGELGAPTAADQGKNKGMYRPDDPRGASKRRWAMTIDLARCTGCSACVTACYAENNIPTVGAPWQNATIWADARAGFNIERGREMNWIRLERYFEGNPDGKFGQDFEARFVPMLCQHCGNAPCEPVCPVYATYHSPDGLNVQVYNRCVGTRYCSNNCPYKVRYFNWFGYGEQDRKQYAFPEPLNWQLNPDVTVRGKGVMEKCSFCVQRIREAENRAALEHREVQPDEFTVACAQACPSRAIVFGDAADPNWSIAQLAKDRRAYHVFEELNTFTAVVYLKKVNHSAGAATAAPRA, from the coding sequence ATGAGCCAGAATACGAAGGACCCGTCCATCGCGGAACTCCGACCGGAGGTGCGCGGCGCCGAAGGGAGGAGCGATAAACGCACGGCCGTCAAGCGCCGCGAGTTCCTCAAAGTCCTCGGCGTCTCCGGCGCCGCGGTCGCCGCGACCGCGTGCTCCGAGGAAACGGGCAAGCTGATCCCGTATCTCGTTTCGCCCGACATGACCGTGCCGGGCGTCTCGACGTATTACGCCACCGTCTGCCGGGAATGCGTTGCCGCGTGCGGCGTGATCGCCGAAGTGCGCGATGGGCGCCCGATCAAGCTCGAGGGGAATCCCGAGCATCCGCTGAATCGCGGCGCGTTGTGCGCGCGTGGTCAGGCGGCGTTGCAGGGTCTCTACAATCCCGATCGCTTCCGCTCGCCGATGTATCTCGACGGGACAACGTGGAAGACGACGACGTGGGAAGACGCGATCAATCGTCTGGCGCAGGCGATCGGTTCGGCGCGCGGCAAGGGCTCGGTGTTCCTCAACCAGCACGAGACGGGCAGCTTCCCGCGCTTCCTCGACGGCTGGCTCGCGCGGAACGGATTGCAGCCGCACCTGAGCGTCGACTTCGACGCGGATGCCGCGGCGATCGAAGCCAATCGCCGCACCTACGGTGTGGCGTGGCCGTCACTCAGCTTCAAGGACGCGAAGCTCATCGTCTCGTTCGGCGCCGACTTCCTCGAGGGGTGGGGTGCGAGCGTGCCGCAGCAGCTCGACTTCGCCGATGCACGCGCGAAGCTCGACGGCGCGCCGCGGTTCATCTACGTCGGCGCGCGGAGATCGCTTACCGGGTTGAACGCGGATGAATGGATCGCGTGCAAGCCGGGCAGCGAGCTCGCGATCGCGAACGCGTTGGCGGGCAAGGGCAGCATTCAGGATGCCGCGACGCAGAGCGGCGTCGATGCGAACACGTTGCAGCGCGTCGCGAGCGAGATCGCGGCCGCAAAGCCGGTCCTCGCCGTCTCGGGCGTCACGGGCGACAACGCGCTCGACGTCGCGCTCGCGGTGGCGGCGATCAATGGCGGTGCGGGTACGACGATCAAGGCCGCGCAGCCGATCGGCGGATACGAAGGCATTGCATCGCACGACCAGGTGCTCGCCGCCGTGGAGCGCATGCGCTCGGGCGCGGTGGGCATCGCGTTCGTGCGCGGTGTGAATCCGGCGTACGCGTTGCCCAAGTCGGCGAACTTCGCCGACGCATTCAACAAGGTGCCGGTCCGCGTGTCGTTCTCGAGTTATCCCGACGAGACGACCGAGCTTTGCAATCTTATTATTCCAGATCTCCATTCGCTCGAGCAGTGGGGCGACGCGGAGCCGACGCGCGGCACGATCGGCGTTCAGCAGCCGACGATGGATCCGGTGTTTCCGGCGATCAAGGGAAGCACCGCGGATGCGCTGATCGCGGTGTCGAACGGCGGTGCCGCTGCGGCGGCGACAACCCCCGCTCCGGCGCCCGCCGCGGCGGGGAACGCCAAGCCGACGAACTATCGCACGTGGTTGATGGCGCAGTTCCCCGGCGGCGCGAGCGCGTTTGCCGCGGCGCTGCCGAAAGGTATCGCGGCCGGTACGCTGCCCGCACGCGCACTTCCGCCGTCCGCGCCCAGCGCCCAACGCCCAGCGCCCAGCGCAACCGGGGACTTCTTCCTCATCGCCTACCCACACTCGGTGCTCGGCGGCGACGGACGCGGCGCGAACAAGCCGTGGCTTCAGGAGCTGCCGGATCCCGTCACGAAGATCGTGTGGAGCTCGTGGGTCGAAATTCACCCCGAGACCGCGCAGCGGCTGGGCATCGAGCGCGGCGACATTCTCGACGTGAAGACGGCGAGCGGTTCAGTGCGCGCGCCGGCGTTCCCGTATCTCGGCATTCACAAGGACGCGATCGCGATTCCCCTCGGCCAGGGCCACCGCTCCAATGCGAAGCTCGGCATGTGGGATTGGAAGCACGATCAGAACGTCACGCAGTGGGGCTACGGACGTTACGCGCGTGACTTGGGCGTGAACGCCGCCGATCTGCTGCCGGTCGTGTCGAACGGCGCCGGCGGTGCGGTGCTGATGGCGACCAAGGCTTCGATCTCGAAGACGGGCGACCACGTCACGCTGCCGAGTACCGAGGGATCGGCGCGGCAGCACGGACGTGGCATTGCGCAGGCGATCGAAGCGGCGGATTTGAACAAGCCCGTCGAAGGCGAAGGCGACAAGGAGAAACTGCCGGGCGACGCGAGCCACGAGTTCCTGCCGGGACTTCGCTCGCCGGTTGCGGCGGACGCGCAGGGTGAGCTCGGCGCGCCGACCGCGGCGGATCAGGGCAAGAACAAGGGTATGTATCGCCCGGATGACCCGCGCGGCGCATCGAAGCGTCGGTGGGCGATGACGATCGATCTCGCGCGATGCACCGGGTGTTCGGCGTGCGTCACGGCGTGCTACGCCGAGAACAACATTCCGACGGTTGGAGCGCCGTGGCAGAACGCGACGATCTGGGCGGATGCGCGCGCGGGCTTCAACATCGAGCGCGGCCGCGAGATGAATTGGATTCGTCTCGAGCGCTACTTCGAGGGCAATCCCGACGGCAAGTTCGGTCAGGACTTCGAAGCCCGCTTCGTGCCGATGCTGTGCCAGCACTGCGGCAACGCGCCCTGCGAGCCGGTGTGTCCGGTGTATGCGACGTATCACTCGCCGGACGGCTTGAACGTGCAGGTCTACAACCGGTGTGTGGGCACGCGCTACTGCTCGAACAACTGCCCGTACAAGGTTCGCTACTTCAACTGGTTCGGCTACGGCGAGCAGGATCGGAAGCAGTACGCGTTCCCCGAGCCGCTCAACTGGCAGTTGAATCCGGACGTGACGGTGCGCGGCAAGGGCGTCATGGAGAAGTGCTCGTTTTGCGTGCAGCGCATTCGTGAAGCGGAGAATCGCGCGGCGCTCGAGCATCGCGAGGTACAGCCGGACGAATTCACGGTGGCGTGCGCGCAGGCGTGTCCGAGCCGCGCGATCGTATTCGGCGACGCCGCGGATCCCAACTGGTCGATCGCGCAACTCGCGAAGGATCGGCGCGCGTATCACGTGTTCGAAGAGCTCAACACCTTCACGGCGGTGGTCTACTTGAAGAAGGTCAACCATTCGGCCGGTGCGGCGACTGCCGCGCCGCGGGCGTAA
- a CDS encoding cytochrome c3 family protein, giving the protein MTKRRKWTAIPGLFVLAIGAVMLSAYSGASSSQHNSPVQPINFPHPIHVQKLGMNCLYCHFSANKSMDPGLPALSTCMGCHNLVGPQRPASDIGPARTSAEIQKLYKFANTAGVAAGMGSAGPPKPIPWVRIHKLPEYVHFPHTRHINAGVTCQTCHGQIQKMDRVEQYASLNMGWCVSCHVNGYVPKEGQDAAGYTPQQVAQGQGNALAATAAASTERKKARYDCANCHY; this is encoded by the coding sequence ATGACCAAGCGAAGGAAGTGGACCGCCATCCCGGGACTCTTCGTCCTGGCGATCGGCGCCGTCATGCTCTCGGCATATAGCGGCGCCTCCTCTTCGCAACACAACTCGCCCGTTCAGCCGATCAACTTCCCGCACCCCATTCACGTGCAGAAGCTCGGCATGAACTGTCTCTACTGTCACTTCTCGGCCAACAAGTCGATGGACCCGGGCCTCCCCGCGCTCTCGACCTGCATGGGGTGCCACAACCTCGTCGGCCCGCAGCGTCCCGCGTCGGACATCGGTCCCGCGCGCACGAGCGCCGAGATTCAGAAGCTGTACAAGTTCGCGAATACGGCGGGGGTCGCCGCGGGCATGGGGTCGGCCGGTCCGCCGAAGCCCATTCCGTGGGTGCGTATTCACAAGCTGCCCGAGTACGTCCACTTCCCGCACACGCGCCACATCAACGCCGGCGTCACCTGCCAGACGTGCCACGGCCAAATCCAGAAGATGGACCGCGTGGAGCAGTACGCGAGCCTCAACATGGGCTGGTGTGTGAGCTGTCACGTGAACGGCTACGTCCCCAAGGAAGGCCAGGACGCCGCGGGGTACACGCCGCAGCAGGTCGCGCAGGGGCAGGGTAACGCGCTCGCCGCCACCGCCGCCGCTTCGACGGAACGCAAGAAGGCGCGGTATGACTGCGCCAACTGCCATTATTAA
- the nrfD gene encoding NrfD/PsrC family molybdoenzyme membrane anchor subunit produces the protein MATTATPLPGGTGSPRPNIPSAAVRFPAVRSYEQVDREIAGTLRPSLGWFAALGIAILCLLVGASAWTYQIHEGLGAAGYQPPVMWGVYIVTFVFWVGIGHAGTLISAILYLFRAGFRTSIYRVSEAMTVFAVMTAGLFPILHLGRPWKFFYLIAYPNWRLIWPNPKSPLVWDVFAILTYLTISSTFLYVGLIPDIAILRDRETNPVRKSILAMLSLGWRNSDKEWRHFTRAYLFLAAFATPLVLSVHSVVSFDFAMALTPGWHATIFPPYFVAGAIFSGIGMVFTIAIPLRKAFHLEHYITLNDLDAAAKLCLFTSTVVGLAYLTEFQVAWMSGNRFEQDYFWNRVFGQWAWAAWIMLICNCVLPLSLYSQKLRRNPGWLFILSLFINLGMWFERFVIVVPSLSHEFEPWQWGTYRPTFVDYSILLGSFGWFFMWFLLFIKQLPVMAMSEIKEVIPPRMKHPDPEIDHELNLGYVQPFETGEPGPA, from the coding sequence ATGGCAACGACTGCGACTCCTCTCCCGGGCGGCACTGGATCCCCGCGACCGAACATTCCGTCGGCGGCGGTTCGTTTTCCGGCGGTACGCAGCTACGAGCAGGTCGACCGCGAGATTGCCGGCACGCTCCGGCCCTCGCTTGGTTGGTTCGCGGCGCTCGGCATCGCGATCCTGTGTCTGCTCGTCGGCGCGTCGGCGTGGACGTATCAGATTCACGAGGGGCTGGGCGCGGCAGGGTATCAGCCGCCGGTGATGTGGGGCGTGTACATCGTCACCTTCGTGTTCTGGGTCGGCATTGGTCACGCGGGGACGCTGATTTCAGCAATCTTGTATCTCTTCCGCGCGGGATTCCGAACGAGCATCTACCGGGTGTCGGAAGCGATGACGGTGTTCGCCGTCATGACGGCGGGATTGTTTCCGATCCTGCACCTTGGGCGGCCGTGGAAGTTCTTTTATCTGATCGCGTATCCGAACTGGCGCCTGATCTGGCCGAATCCCAAGTCGCCGCTCGTGTGGGACGTCTTCGCGATTCTGACGTACCTCACGATCTCGAGCACGTTCCTGTACGTCGGGTTGATTCCGGACATCGCGATTCTGCGCGACCGCGAGACGAATCCGGTGCGCAAGTCGATCCTGGCGATGCTTTCGCTCGGTTGGCGCAACTCGGATAAGGAGTGGCGGCACTTCACGCGCGCCTATCTGTTCCTGGCCGCGTTCGCGACGCCGCTGGTGCTCTCGGTGCACTCGGTGGTGTCGTTCGACTTCGCGATGGCGCTGACGCCCGGCTGGCACGCGACGATCTTCCCGCCGTACTTCGTGGCCGGCGCGATTTTCTCCGGCATCGGCATGGTGTTCACGATCGCCATTCCGCTGCGCAAGGCGTTCCATCTCGAGCATTACATCACGCTCAACGATCTGGACGCGGCGGCGAAGCTGTGCCTGTTCACGTCGACGGTCGTGGGACTCGCGTATCTCACCGAGTTCCAGGTCGCGTGGATGAGCGGCAACCGGTTCGAGCAGGACTACTTCTGGAATCGCGTGTTCGGGCAGTGGGCGTGGGCCGCGTGGATCATGCTGATCTGCAACTGCGTGCTGCCGCTGTCGCTCTACTCGCAGAAGCTGCGTCGCAATCCGGGCTGGCTCTTCATCCTGTCGTTGTTCATCAACCTCGGCATGTGGTTCGAGCGGTTCGTGATCGTGGTGCCGTCGCTGTCGCACGAGTTCGAGCCGTGGCAGTGGGGCACGTACCGTCCGACGTTCGTCGATTACAGCATCCTGCTCGGCAGCTTCGGATGGTTCTTCATGTGGTTCCTGCTGTTCATCAAGCAGCTTCCCGTCATGGCGATGAGCGAGATCAAGGAAGTCATACCGCCGCGGATGAAGCATCCCGATCCCGAGATCGATCACGAGCTGAACCTCGGGTACGTTCAACCGTTCGAGACCGGCGAACCCGGCCCGGCCTGA
- a CDS encoding cytochrome c, translating to MTMAGCSWFTDFKQQPKIDPWETPNDTIAFRGNPQLSVPTTGSAAPGFIYDRTPMPQTIATMASIPNPTPADSASIERGRVNFQINCAVCHGPLGMGNGPATKYGMAGIAIGAGSKAANEYTDGYIFGMIRNGRGLMPPYNRIEEADRWDIINYLRTIQGKNTAFAADTSHCRPGETGLCVPGATTMGPTRPSPYYHAMSVSGAVNAASAIPSAVPPAPSAADTAGKGNKAAADTTGKKSATDTTKNTTKKPEQRP from the coding sequence ATGACGATGGCCGGCTGCTCGTGGTTCACGGATTTCAAACAACAGCCGAAGATCGATCCGTGGGAGACGCCGAACGACACGATCGCGTTCCGCGGCAATCCGCAGTTGTCTGTGCCGACCACGGGCAGTGCGGCGCCGGGATTCATCTACGATCGCACGCCGATGCCGCAGACGATCGCGACGATGGCCTCGATTCCGAATCCCACGCCGGCCGACTCGGCGTCGATCGAGCGCGGGCGCGTGAACTTCCAGATCAACTGCGCCGTCTGTCATGGGCCGCTCGGCATGGGTAACGGCCCAGCGACGAAATACGGGATGGCGGGCATCGCGATCGGCGCGGGTTCCAAGGCCGCGAACGAATACACCGACGGATACATCTTCGGCATGATTCGCAACGGCCGCGGGTTGATGCCGCCCTACAACCGCATCGAAGAAGCGGATCGCTGGGACATCATCAACTATCTGCGCACCATTCAGGGCAAGAACACGGCGTTCGCCGCGGATACGTCGCACTGTCGTCCGGGTGAGACGGGATTGTGCGTGCCCGGTGCAACGACCATGGGTCCGACGCGTCCGTCGCCGTACTATCATGCGATGAGCGTGAGTGGAGCGGTGAACGCCGCGTCCGCGATTCCGTCGGCTGTGCCGCCGGCGCCGTCCGCCGCCGACACGGCGGGGAAGGGGAATAAAGCCGCCGCGGATACGACCGGAAAGAAGTCCGCCACCGACACGACGAAGAATACGACGAAGAAGCCGGAGCAACGTCCGTGA
- a CDS encoding alpha-L-rhamnosidase C-terminal domain-containing protein, which produces MGAASACAQSWTARWIWAQSGQANQWVAFRKTVTLARTPSSAPTRIAADTKYWLYVNGTLVVFEGGLKGGPTPDAIYYDEIDLAPYLQAGRNTIALLVWTLGKDGYSHHARSANAGGLLFQSDVAEGPAIASDDSWRATVHPGYQQETSGRQPNFRLPESNVYFDARAGAPLEGWTAADFNDSSWPPAADRGSAGASPWGALLPRPIPLFRFTDVLPYTSVSTSRSGSTTIAVGHLPSNLQITPYLKVDAPPGATIAIQTDRYMDGGDANVRATYVTRGGVQTFESPGWMSGTAVQYQIPAGVQIHVLGYRESGFATDLAGSFSSSDAFLDRLWQKAARTVYVSMRDSYMDCPTRERAQWWADEVNEIRAGAYVFDTAAYRLGGKGVRELVAWRRPTEELYSPVPTGVWQAEMPQQMLASIWGAWRYYMLSGDSAWVPGAYRAFADYLDRWSLGPDGLVVHRAGDWDWQDAGDAIDGPLLENAWYAMAAHAVAEMARIVGNTADEARWRSRESTVFAGFDAFWDASRQVYRSRHYHGDADDRGNALAVVAGLVPALRYPAVTRALRDHANASPYLEFYVLEALYQMGAPDVAVARMHSRYAAEVDGNEAGPTLWESWDGRGTRNHGWNSGPLHALSAYAAGVRPLDAGFTRVEIQPQPGALANVKASVPTARGTIGVDVTSKLSGTNTSVTLSVDVPNGVSAHVAVPWGSLLSGRIVANGTEVDIDGVLEAMPSGLTAARDDGQSVWFDVAPGRWVFERTGVMAPPPPPPPFGPAPKSVRPPSVLGTHNGQPSR; this is translated from the coding sequence TTGGGTGCCGCGTCGGCGTGCGCGCAATCGTGGACGGCGCGGTGGATCTGGGCGCAGAGCGGCCAAGCGAATCAGTGGGTGGCGTTTCGGAAGACCGTCACGCTCGCGCGAACACCGAGCAGTGCGCCGACGCGCATTGCGGCCGACACGAAGTACTGGCTGTACGTGAACGGAACGCTCGTCGTGTTCGAGGGCGGCCTGAAAGGCGGTCCGACACCCGACGCGATCTACTACGACGAGATCGACCTCGCGCCGTATCTCCAGGCGGGTCGCAACACCATTGCGTTGCTCGTCTGGACGCTCGGCAAGGACGGCTACTCGCACCATGCGCGGAGCGCGAACGCCGGCGGCCTTCTCTTTCAGAGCGACGTCGCGGAGGGGCCGGCGATCGCGTCGGATGATTCCTGGCGTGCGACCGTTCATCCCGGATACCAGCAGGAGACCAGCGGACGCCAGCCGAACTTTCGGTTGCCCGAATCCAACGTGTACTTCGACGCGCGGGCCGGCGCGCCGCTCGAGGGCTGGACCGCCGCGGACTTTAACGATTCCTCATGGCCGCCGGCGGCCGATCGAGGGAGCGCGGGCGCCTCGCCGTGGGGTGCGCTGCTACCGCGCCCCATCCCGCTCTTTCGGTTCACCGACGTGCTCCCGTACACGAGCGTCTCGACGTCGCGCTCCGGTTCGACGACCATCGCGGTCGGACATCTGCCGTCGAACCTGCAGATCACGCCGTATCTCAAAGTCGACGCACCGCCCGGCGCGACGATCGCGATTCAAACCGATCGCTACATGGACGGCGGCGACGCCAACGTACGGGCGACGTACGTGACGCGCGGCGGCGTCCAGACGTTCGAATCGCCCGGATGGATGTCGGGGACCGCCGTGCAGTACCAGATTCCCGCCGGCGTGCAGATTCACGTACTCGGCTATCGCGAGAGCGGATTCGCCACCGACCTCGCCGGCTCCTTCTCGAGCAGCGATGCGTTTCTCGATCGCCTGTGGCAGAAGGCCGCGCGCACGGTGTACGTGAGCATGCGCGACAGCTACATGGATTGTCCGACACGCGAGCGCGCGCAGTGGTGGGCGGACGAGGTGAACGAGATCCGCGCCGGCGCGTACGTGTTCGACACGGCGGCGTATCGGCTTGGCGGCAAGGGCGTGCGCGAACTGGTCGCGTGGCGGCGTCCGACCGAGGAGCTGTATTCGCCGGTGCCGACGGGCGTGTGGCAGGCGGAGATGCCGCAGCAGATGCTCGCCTCGATCTGGGGAGCGTGGCGGTACTACATGCTGAGCGGCGACAGCGCGTGGGTCCCGGGCGCGTATCGCGCGTTCGCCGACTATCTCGATCGCTGGTCGCTTGGGCCCGACGGACTCGTCGTGCATCGCGCCGGCGACTGGGACTGGCAGGACGCGGGCGACGCCATCGACGGTCCGTTGTTAGAGAATGCATGGTACGCAATGGCCGCGCATGCCGTCGCGGAGATGGCACGCATCGTCGGCAATACCGCCGACGAAGCGCGGTGGCGTTCGCGCGAATCGACCGTCTTCGCCGGCTTCGACGCATTCTGGGACGCGTCGCGTCAGGTCTATCGGTCGCGACACTATCACGGCGACGCGGACGATCGCGGCAACGCACTGGCCGTCGTTGCGGGTCTCGTTCCGGCGCTGCGATATCCCGCGGTGACGCGCGCGTTGCGCGATCACGCGAACGCGAGCCCGTATCTCGAGTTCTACGTCCTCGAGGCGTTGTATCAGATGGGCGCGCCCGATGTCGCGGTCGCGCGCATGCATTCGCGATACGCCGCTGAAGTGGATGGCAACGAGGCTGGTCCGACGTTGTGGGAATCGTGGGACGGCCGCGGCACGCGCAATCACGGATGGAACAGCGGACCGTTGCACGCGCTCTCCGCCTACGCGGCGGGCGTACGGCCCCTCGATGCCGGCTTCACCCGCGTGGAGATTCAACCCCAGCCCGGCGCATTAGCAAATGTGAAAGCGTCGGTGCCGACGGCGCGCGGGACGATCGGCGTGGACGTGACTTCGAAACTTTCAGGCACCAACACCAGCGTGACGCTATCGGTCGACGTGCCGAATGGCGTGAGCGCGCACGTCGCGGTGCCATGGGGGAGTCTGCTGTCCGGACGCATCGTCGCGAACGGGACGGAGGTGGACATCGACGGCGTTCTGGAAGCGATGCCGTCGGGTCTCACCGCGGCCCGCGACGACGGACAGTCGGTCTGGTTCGACGTCGCGCCCGGGCGGTGGGTGTTCGAGCGGACTGGTGTCATGGCCCCGCCGCCGCCGCCGCCGCCGTTCGGCCCGGCGCCCAAGTCCGTTCGCCCGCCGAGTGTCCTGGGGACGCACAACGGCCAGCCTTCGCGATGA
- a CDS encoding DUF3341 domain-containing protein, with amino-acid sequence MQGVLGAFRELDSTLYAIEELKKAKLGDITVFTPTPRHELEHAMDRGPSRVRIYTLIFGLAGVTFGYWIPVWISDYWPLVVGGKAIATWVPFTILGFEVMVLVGGLATVFAMFALAHIPRLTTTVGYDPRFSSGHFGIWVEASPDQAATAESILKKHGAAEVRRER; translated from the coding sequence ATGCAAGGCGTTCTTGGCGCATTCCGCGAGCTCGACTCGACGTTATACGCGATCGAAGAGCTGAAGAAAGCGAAGCTCGGCGACATCACGGTGTTCACGCCGACGCCCAGGCACGAGCTCGAGCACGCAATGGATCGCGGCCCGAGCAGGGTGCGGATCTACACGCTGATTTTCGGACTCGCCGGCGTCACGTTCGGCTACTGGATTCCGGTGTGGATCTCGGACTACTGGCCGCTCGTCGTCGGCGGCAAGGCCATCGCGACGTGGGTGCCGTTCACGATCCTCGGCTTCGAGGTCATGGTGCTCGTCGGCGGTCTCGCGACGGTGTTCGCCATGTTCGCGCTCGCGCACATTCCACGACTCACCACGACCGTGGGCTACGATCCGCGCTTCTCGAGCGGTCACTTCGGCATCTGGGTCGAAGCGTCGCCCGATCAAGCCGCGACGGCGGAGAGCATTCTGAAAAAGCACGGAGCGGCGGAGGTGCGGCGTGAGCGATAG